A portion of the Haemorhous mexicanus isolate bHaeMex1 chromosome 3, bHaeMex1.pri, whole genome shotgun sequence genome contains these proteins:
- the NDUFAF4 gene encoding NADH dehydrogenase [ubiquinone] 1 alpha subcomplex assembly factor 4 — protein MGGRVTRVFRNFNVENRARREISKEKPMPAPRHRTARLDAMADSPEIKEEVLRKDDRFLTLLKDVYVESRDPPVRVKDGGGEHLPSKQEEKRLTKLGRLEGLDVKKVPKGKISLVEALTLLNNHKLQPQIWTAEKIAAEYSLELKEVNSLLEFFIPFAVQEFPKETKKALTSHKPKKLT, from the exons ATGGGTGGGCGGGTGACCCGCGTGTTCCGGAATTTCAACGTGGAGAACCGGGCCCGCCGCGAGATCAGCAAGGAGAAGCCCATGCCCGCGCCGCGGCACCGCACCGCTCGGCTGGACGCCATGGCCG ATAGCCCAGAGATAAAAGAAGAAGTTCTCAGAAAGGACGATAGGTTCCTCACCTTGCTCAAAGATGTTTATGTCGAGTCCAGAGATCCGCCGGTGCGG GTAAAAGATGGAGGTGGTGAACATCTTCCAAGtaaacaggaggaaaagagaCTTACAAAATTAGGCCGCTTGGAAGGTCTAGATGTTAAGAAAGTTCCCAAAGGCAAAATTTCCCTTGTGGAGGCTCTGACACTTCTTAATAATCATAAACTTCAACCTCAAATATGGACTGCAGAGAAAATAGCAGCAGAATACAGTCTGGAACTGAAGGAGGTCAACTCTCTTCTGGAATTCTTCATTCCTTTTGCTGTGCAGGAATTTCctaaagaaaccaaaaaagcaCTAACAAGCCATAAACCAAAAAAgttaacataa